The following are encoded together in the Acidovorax sp. KKS102 genome:
- the sdhD gene encoding succinate dehydrogenase, hydrophobic membrane anchor protein, translating to MSVNYGSKRVVVGAHYGLRDWLSQRVTAVLMALFTLALLAQVIFSKGPIGYDKWAGIFSAQWMKVLTFSVIVAIAWHAWVGLREVLMDYIKPVGLRLALQVFSIVWLVSCAGWGIQVLWRL from the coding sequence ATGTCCGTCAATTACGGTTCCAAGCGCGTCGTCGTCGGCGCCCACTATGGTCTGCGCGACTGGCTCAGCCAGCGCGTCACGGCAGTCCTGATGGCGCTGTTCACCCTGGCGCTGCTGGCCCAGGTCATCTTTTCCAAAGGCCCCATCGGCTACGACAAATGGGCGGGCATCTTCTCGGCCCAGTGGATGAAGGTGCTGACCTTCTCCGTGATCGTCGCGATCGCCTGGCATGCGTGGGTCGGCCTGCGCGAAGTCCTGATGGACTACATCAAGCCCGTGGGCCTGCGCCTGGCACTGCAAGTGTTCAGCATCGTCTGGCTGGTCAGCTGCGCCGGCTGGGGCATCCAGGTTCTGTGGCGTCTCTGA
- the sdhA gene encoding succinate dehydrogenase flavoprotein subunit, with product MSYTQANITKRKFDVIIIGAGGSGMRASLQLARAGLNVAVLSKVFPTRSHTVAAQGGIGASLGNMSEDNWHYHFYDTIKGSDWLGDQDAIEFMCREAPKVVYDLEHMGMPFDRNTDGTIYQRPFGGHTANYGEKPVQRACAAADRTGHAMLHTLYQQNVKARTNFFVEWMALDLIRDADGDVVGVTALEMETGDLHILEAKTTLLATGGAGRIFAASTNAFINTGDGLGMAARAGIPLEDMEFWQFHPTGVAGAGVLLTEGCRGEGAILLNSNGERFMERYAPTLKDLAPRDFVSRSMDQEIKEGRGCGPNKDYVLLKLDHLGADTIHKRLPSVYEIGVNFANVDITKEPIPVVPTIHYQMGGIPTNINGQVVVQQGGNDNLVVNGLYAVGECSCVSVHGANRLGTNSLLDLLVFGRAAGNHIVEFNDKNKNHKPLPKDAADRTLERLNRLQGASSGEYAQDVANDIRASMQLHAGVFRTQASMDEGVKKIAELRNRVNSVGLKDHSKVFNTARIEALEVENLIEAAQATMVSAAARKECRGAHTVSDYERPADDPVAPLGRDDANWMKHTLWHSESNSLTYKPVKLKPLTVDSVPPKVRTF from the coding sequence ATGAGCTACACACAAGCCAACATCACCAAGCGCAAGTTTGACGTCATCATCATCGGGGCCGGCGGCTCCGGCATGCGGGCATCCCTGCAACTGGCCCGCGCGGGCCTGAACGTTGCGGTTCTCTCCAAGGTCTTCCCCACCCGTTCGCACACCGTGGCGGCCCAGGGCGGCATCGGCGCGTCGCTGGGCAACATGTCCGAGGACAACTGGCACTACCACTTCTACGACACCATCAAGGGTTCCGACTGGCTCGGCGACCAGGATGCCATCGAGTTCATGTGCCGCGAAGCCCCCAAGGTCGTGTACGACCTGGAACACATGGGCATGCCGTTTGACCGCAACACCGACGGCACGATCTACCAGCGCCCCTTCGGCGGCCACACCGCCAACTACGGCGAAAAGCCCGTGCAACGCGCTTGCGCTGCGGCCGACCGCACCGGCCACGCCATGCTGCACACGCTGTACCAGCAAAACGTCAAGGCCCGCACCAACTTCTTCGTGGAGTGGATGGCCCTGGACCTGATCCGCGACGCCGACGGCGACGTGGTGGGCGTGACGGCGCTGGAAATGGAAACCGGCGACCTGCACATCCTCGAAGCCAAGACCACCCTGCTGGCCACCGGTGGCGCAGGCCGTATCTTTGCGGCATCGACCAACGCCTTCATCAACACCGGTGACGGCCTGGGCATGGCCGCACGTGCTGGCATTCCGCTGGAGGACATGGAGTTCTGGCAGTTCCACCCTACCGGCGTGGCCGGCGCGGGCGTGCTGCTGACCGAAGGCTGCCGTGGTGAAGGCGCCATCTTGCTCAACAGCAACGGCGAGCGCTTCATGGAGCGCTATGCGCCCACCCTGAAGGACCTGGCACCGCGCGACTTCGTGTCCCGCTCGATGGACCAGGAAATCAAGGAAGGCCGTGGCTGTGGTCCCAACAAGGATTACGTGCTGCTCAAGCTCGACCACCTGGGTGCAGACACCATCCACAAGCGCCTGCCTTCGGTGTACGAAATCGGCGTCAACTTCGCCAACGTGGACATCACCAAGGAACCGATTCCTGTGGTGCCCACCATCCACTACCAGATGGGTGGCATCCCCACCAACATCAACGGCCAGGTCGTGGTGCAGCAAGGCGGCAACGACAACCTGGTGGTCAACGGCCTGTACGCAGTGGGCGAATGCTCCTGCGTATCGGTGCACGGCGCCAACCGTCTGGGCACCAACTCGCTGCTGGACCTGCTGGTCTTCGGCCGCGCAGCTGGCAACCACATCGTCGAGTTCAACGACAAGAACAAGAACCACAAGCCCCTGCCCAAGGACGCGGCCGACCGCACCCTGGAGCGCCTCAACCGCCTGCAAGGCGCGAGCAGCGGCGAATACGCCCAGGACGTGGCCAACGACATCCGCGCCAGCATGCAGCTGCACGCCGGCGTGTTCCGCACGCAAGCGAGCATGGACGAAGGCGTCAAGAAGATTGCCGAGCTGCGCAACCGCGTGAACAGCGTGGGCCTGAAGGACCACTCCAAGGTGTTCAACACCGCCCGCATCGAAGCGCTGGAAGTCGAGAACCTGATCGAAGCTGCGCAAGCCACCATGGTGTCTGCAGCTGCCCGCAAGGAATGCCGTGGCGCCCACACGGTGAGCGACTACGAGCGCCCCGCAGACGACCCAGTGGCACCGCTGGGCCGCGACGATGCCAACTGGATGAAGCACACCCTGTGGCACAGCGAGAGCAACAGCCTGACCTACAAGCCCGTCAAACTCAAACCTCTGACCGTGGACTCAGTTCCGCCCAAGGTTCGCACGTTCTAA
- a CDS encoding succinate dehydrogenase iron-sulfur subunit yields the protein MAKRTFQIYRYDPDKDAKPYMQTVEVELDGSERMLLDALMKLKAQDPTLSFRRSCREGVCGSDAMNINGKNGLACLTNMNTLPGTVVLKPLPGLPVIRDLIVDMTQFFKQYNSIKPYLVNDNVPPETERLQSPEEREELNGLYECILCASCSTSCPSFWWNPDKFVGPAGLLQAYRFIADSRDEATTERLDNLEDPYRLFRCHTIMNCVDVCPKGLNPTRAIGKIKELMVRRAI from the coding sequence ATGGCAAAACGCACCTTCCAAATCTACCGCTACGATCCTGACAAGGACGCCAAGCCCTACATGCAGACCGTCGAAGTCGAACTCGACGGCAGCGAACGCATGCTGCTGGACGCCCTGATGAAGCTCAAGGCGCAAGACCCCACGCTGTCGTTCCGCCGCTCCTGCCGCGAAGGTGTTTGTGGCTCGGACGCCATGAACATCAACGGCAAGAACGGCCTGGCCTGCCTGACCAACATGAACACGCTGCCCGGCACCGTGGTCCTGAAGCCCCTGCCCGGCCTGCCCGTCATCCGCGATCTGATCGTGGACATGACGCAGTTCTTCAAGCAGTACAACTCCATCAAGCCCTACCTCGTCAACGACAACGTGCCGCCCGAAACCGAGCGCCTGCAGTCGCCTGAAGAGCGCGAAGAGCTGAACGGCCTGTACGAGTGCATTCTGTGCGCCAGCTGCTCGACCAGCTGCCCCAGCTTCTGGTGGAACCCCGACAAGTTCGTGGGTCCTGCGGGTCTGCTGCAGGCCTACCGCTTCATCGCCGACAGCCGCGACGAAGCCACCACGGAGCGCCTGGACAACCTGGAAGACCCGTACCGCCTGTTCCGCTGCCACACCATCATGAACTGCGTGGACGTGTGCCCCAAGGGCCTGAACCCCACCCGGGCCATCGGCAAGATCAAGGAACTGATGGTGCGCCGCGCCATCTGA
- a CDS encoding succinate dehydrogenase assembly factor 2: MQTTSTPSIAPEAASPLLDERELSKLHWRCRRGLLENDLFIEKFFHRFESTLTQRHAQGLNALMDLADNDLLDLLLRRREPSGDQDTQEAREVLGMLRQSGGATAVHA; encoded by the coding sequence ATGCAAACGACGTCCACCCCATCCATCGCGCCAGAAGCGGCTTCGCCGCTGCTGGACGAACGCGAGCTGAGCAAGCTGCACTGGCGCTGCCGGCGCGGCCTGCTGGAGAACGACTTGTTCATCGAGAAGTTCTTCCACCGCTTCGAATCGACGCTGACGCAGCGCCATGCGCAAGGCCTCAACGCGTTGATGGATCTGGCGGACAACGACCTGCTGGACCTGCTGCTGCGGCGGCGAGAGCCCTCGGGCGACCAAGACACACAAGAAGCGCGTGAAGTGCTCGGCATGCTGAGACAAAGCGGTGGCGCCACGGCAGTGCATGCCTGA
- a CDS encoding citrate synthase: MKLADNKATLSFSNGSPSVDLPVYQGSIGPDVIDIRKLYAQTGMFTYDPGFLSTAATQSAITYIDGDKGELLYRGYPIEQLAENCDFLETCHLLLYGDLPNAAQKADFTSRVTNHTMVNEQMQFFLRGFRRDAHPMAVLTGLVGALSAFYHDSTDINNPQHREIAAIRLIAKMPTLVAMAYKYGMGQPYMYPQNHLSYAGNFLRMMFGTPCEEYKVNPVLERALDRIFILHADHEQNASTSTVRLCGSSGTNPFAAIAAGVACLWGPAHGGANEAALNMLYDIQAQGGVEKIGDFIKQVKDKNSGVKLMGFGHRVYKNYDPRAKLMQETCNEVLAELGLENDPLFKLAKELEKIALEDDYFVQRKLYPNVDFYSGIVQRAIGIPVNLFTGIFSLARTVGWIAQLNEMIGDPEYKIGRPRQLFTGSVRRDVPPLASR, encoded by the coding sequence ATGAAGCTAGCTGACAACAAAGCCACCCTGTCGTTCAGTAACGGCAGCCCCAGCGTGGACCTGCCGGTCTATCAGGGCAGCATCGGCCCGGACGTCATCGACATCCGCAAGCTGTATGCGCAGACGGGCATGTTCACCTATGACCCGGGCTTCCTGTCCACAGCAGCCACCCAGTCGGCCATCACCTACATCGATGGCGACAAGGGCGAGTTGCTGTACCGCGGCTACCCCATTGAGCAGCTGGCCGAAAACTGCGACTTCCTGGAAACCTGCCACCTGCTGCTGTACGGCGATCTGCCCAACGCAGCTCAGAAGGCCGACTTCACCAGCCGCGTGACCAACCACACCATGGTCAACGAGCAGATGCAGTTCTTCCTGCGTGGCTTCCGCCGCGACGCGCACCCCATGGCTGTGCTGACCGGTCTGGTGGGCGCTCTGTCGGCCTTCTACCACGACAGCACGGACATCAACAATCCGCAGCACCGCGAGATCGCCGCGATCCGCCTGATCGCCAAGATGCCTACCCTGGTCGCTATGGCCTACAAGTACGGCATGGGCCAGCCCTACATGTATCCGCAGAACCACCTGAGCTATGCAGGCAACTTCCTGCGCATGATGTTCGGTACGCCCTGCGAAGAGTACAAGGTCAACCCCGTGCTGGAACGCGCGCTGGACCGCATCTTCATCCTACACGCTGACCACGAGCAGAACGCCTCGACCTCCACCGTGCGTCTGTGCGGCTCGTCGGGCACCAACCCGTTCGCTGCCATCGCCGCTGGCGTGGCCTGCCTGTGGGGCCCTGCCCACGGCGGCGCCAACGAAGCAGCCCTCAACATGCTGTACGACATCCAGGCCCAAGGCGGCGTGGAAAAGATCGGCGACTTCATCAAGCAGGTCAAGGACAAGAACTCCGGCGTCAAGCTCATGGGCTTTGGCCACCGCGTGTACAAGAACTACGACCCCCGCGCCAAGCTCATGCAAGAGACTTGCAATGAAGTGCTGGCCGAGCTGGGCCTGGAAAACGACCCGCTGTTCAAGCTGGCCAAGGAACTGGAAAAGATCGCCCTGGAAGACGACTACTTCGTGCAGCGCAAGCTCTACCCGAACGTGGACTTCTACTCCGGCATCGTGCAGCGTGCCATCGGCATCCCGGTGAACCTGTTCACCGGCATCTTCAGCCTGGCCCGCACCGTGGGCTGGATCGCCCAGCTGAACGAAATGATCGGCGACCCCGAGTACAAGATCGGCCGCCCCCGCCAGCTGTTCACCGGCTCCGTGCGCCGCGACGTGCCTCCCCTGGCCAGCCGCTGA
- a CDS encoding IS3 family transposase (programmed frameshift) has protein sequence MESSVKRTQRDYTLAFKLAVVEQVEKGELTYKQAQQHYGIQGRSTVLVWLRKHGRLGWSPAASSAAMPIDKKNTVALTPEQQIKALQVQLAQAQEKARLFEAVIDVLRKDYGVRIGKKAFGQVLAQNLIAGLSVKRACQHMGHSRQAYYQGRRREADRLANAQTVVELVREQRMRQPRIGTRKLHHLLQEPLQRRGIDLGRDAMFDVLRNARLLVAPRRAYHKTTDSHHRFRHHPNLLKVGPQQIHASGSEQVWVADITYLPTHGKFVYLSLVTDAYSRKIVGWHVHESLQTEEVAQAMKMALSGRQSSRQLVHHSDRGIQYCATYYQALHKRHGVICSMTDGYDCYQNALAERVNGILKSEFLLQRPADLGQARRMVEQSVDIYNCERPHLSLKMQTPDAVHRASLAG, from the exons ATGGAATCAAGTGTCAAACGCACGCAGCGCGACTACACACTGGCCTTTAAGTTGGCGGTGGTGGAGCAGGTGGAAAAAGGCGAGCTCACGTACAAACAGGCGCAGCAGCACTACGGCATCCAGGGTCGCTCGACGGTTCTGGTCTGGCTGCGCAAGCACGGTCGCCTGGGCTGGAGTCCTGCGGCATCATCTGCAGCCATGCCGATAGACAAGAAGAACACTGTTGCTCTCACGCCCGAGCAGCAGATCAAGGCGCTGCAGGTGCAGCTCGCACAGGCGCAGGAGAAGGCCAGGCTATTCGAAGCCGTCATCGACGTGCTGCGCAAGGACTATGGGGTGCGCATCG GTAAAAAAGCCTTTGGGCAAGTCCTCGCGCAAAACCTCATCGCAGGGTTGAGCGTGAAGAGGGCTTGCCAGCATATGGGCCACAGCCGTCAGGCGTATTACCAGGGTAGGCGCCGCGAGGCCGATCGCTTGGCGAATGCGCAGACGGTGGTGGAGTTGGTGCGCGAGCAGCGCATGCGCCAACCACGCATAGGCACGCGCAAGCTGCACCACTTATTGCAGGAGCCGCTACAGCGCCGAGGCATCGACTTGGGCCGCGATGCAATGTTCGACGTCCTGCGCAATGCCAGGCTGCTGGTGGCACCCCGGCGGGCGTATCACAAGACAACAGACAGTCACCACCGCTTCAGGCACCATCCGAACCTTCTCAAGGTAGGGCCGCAACAGATCCACGCCAGCGGCAGCGAGCAGGTCTGGGTGGCTGACATCACCTACTTGCCCACACACGGCAAGTTCGTCTATCTGAGCCTGGTCACGGATGCGTATTCCAGGAAGATCGTCGGCTGGCACGTGCATGAGAGCCTGCAGACCGAAGAGGTGGCGCAGGCCATGAAGATGGCGCTCTCGGGGCGACAGAGCAGCCGACAGTTGGTGCACCACTCCGACAGGGGTATCCAGTACTGCGCGACGTACTACCAGGCCCTGCACAAGCGCCACGGCGTGATCTGCTCGATGACGGACGGCTACGACTGCTACCAGAACGCGCTGGCCGAGCGGGTCAATGGCATCTTGAAGAGTGAGTTCTTGCTGCAGCGCCCCGCCGATCTGGGGCAGGCCAGACGCATGGTCGAGCAGTCAGTCGACATCTATAACTGCGAGCGACCGCATCTGTCGCTGAAAATGCAAACGCCCGATGCAGTGCATCGGGCGTCATTGGCCGGATAG
- a CDS encoding AraC family transcriptional regulator has translation MSDPFADVVAMLQPGAPFSKVVTAAGLWRVRRSEPGRTFYCAVLDGACQLEAQGHEPVTLQAGDFVLIPSTQGFAMSSLLPPEPDQPEAVPVVLPGGEFRLGSTTAAPEVRYLVGYCVFGAPDADLLVTLLPQLVHVRGDSRLATLVKLVADECRAQRPARDVVLARLLEVLLVEALRSTAGTAASAGLARGLADERLAAALRSMHASPAQPWTVAQLAREAALSRSAFFERFSRVLGVAPMEYLLTWRMALAKDLLRRDDCGMAEIAERTGYSSVNTFGVAFTRHVGMPPGRYARAQVRDHAHDSAVVAEAHA, from the coding sequence ATGTCCGACCCCTTTGCCGATGTGGTGGCCATGCTGCAGCCGGGCGCGCCTTTCTCCAAGGTCGTCACCGCGGCAGGGCTATGGCGTGTGCGCCGCAGCGAGCCCGGGCGTACGTTCTACTGCGCCGTCCTTGACGGTGCATGCCAGCTGGAAGCGCAAGGGCATGAGCCCGTGACGCTGCAAGCGGGGGATTTCGTCCTCATCCCTTCCACCCAAGGCTTCGCCATGTCCAGCCTTCTGCCCCCAGAGCCGGACCAGCCAGAGGCGGTGCCGGTGGTCTTGCCGGGCGGCGAATTCCGCCTGGGCAGCACCACTGCGGCGCCGGAAGTGCGCTACCTGGTTGGCTACTGCGTGTTTGGCGCGCCCGACGCGGATTTGCTGGTGACGCTGCTGCCCCAGCTGGTGCACGTGCGCGGAGACAGCCGCCTGGCCACCCTGGTGAAGCTGGTGGCCGATGAATGTCGGGCGCAGCGCCCCGCACGCGACGTGGTGCTGGCCCGCCTGCTCGAAGTGCTGTTGGTGGAGGCGCTGCGCTCGACCGCCGGGACGGCAGCTTCAGCAGGCTTGGCGCGCGGGTTGGCAGACGAGCGGCTGGCGGCGGCATTGCGCAGCATGCACGCCAGCCCTGCGCAGCCCTGGACGGTTGCGCAGCTGGCCAGGGAGGCTGCGTTGTCACGCTCCGCCTTCTTTGAGCGCTTCAGCCGCGTGCTGGGTGTGGCGCCCATGGAGTACCTGCTGACCTGGCGCATGGCGTTGGCGAAAGACCTGCTTCGGCGCGACGATTGTGGCATGGCAGAGATTGCCGAGCGCACGGGCTACAGCTCGGTCAACACCTTTGGCGTGGCGTTCACCCGCCACGTGGGCATGCCGCCTGGGCGCTACGCTCGGGCGCAGGTTCGGGATCATGCCCACGACTCCGCGGTGGTCGCTGAGGCGCATGCGTGA
- a CDS encoding SDR family oxidoreductase — protein sequence MKTVLITGCSSGFGLETARHFLDQGWSVVATMRTPQPQLLPVSERLRILPLDVTREDSIRDTIAAAGPLDVLVNNAGIGLLNALEGTPIAAMRDVFETNTLGTIAMTQAVLPQFRQRRSGVIVNVTSSVTLEPLPLLSVYRASKAAVNAFTESLALELESFNVQARLVLPGRAPQTRFGENARPRMGSVPESYDAVAQRVFAGWAQSNALVTHAADVAQAVWRAATDPSCPIRLPAGADAEAQAAALHGSSAA from the coding sequence ATGAAAACCGTCCTCATCACCGGCTGCTCCTCCGGCTTCGGCCTCGAAACCGCCCGCCACTTCCTGGACCAAGGCTGGAGCGTGGTCGCCACCATGCGCACGCCGCAGCCCCAGCTGCTTCCGGTCAGCGAGCGCCTGCGCATCCTGCCGCTGGACGTGACCCGTGAGGACAGCATCCGCGACACCATCGCTGCGGCCGGCCCGCTGGACGTGCTGGTCAACAACGCCGGAATCGGACTGCTGAATGCGCTGGAGGGCACCCCGATAGCGGCGATGCGCGATGTGTTCGAAACCAACACCCTCGGCACCATCGCGATGACGCAGGCGGTACTGCCGCAGTTCCGGCAGCGGCGCTCCGGGGTGATCGTGAATGTGACGTCGAGCGTGACGCTGGAGCCGTTGCCGCTGCTGTCTGTGTACAGGGCGAGCAAGGCGGCAGTCAACGCGTTCACCGAATCGCTGGCGCTGGAGCTGGAGTCCTTCAACGTGCAGGCACGTCTGGTCCTCCCGGGGCGCGCACCGCAAACCCGCTTCGGGGAGAACGCCCGCCCACGGATGGGCTCGGTTCCCGAGAGTTACGACGCCGTAGCCCAGCGTGTCTTCGCGGGGTGGGCGCAATCCAATGCGCTGGTCACCCATGCTGCCGACGTGGCGCAGGCCGTGTGGCGCGCCGCCACCGATCCGTCGTGCCCGATCCGGCTGCCTGCGGGCGCCGACGCGGAAGCCCAGGCTGCGGCACTTCACGGCAGCAGCGCGGCGTAA
- a CDS encoding metal/formaldehyde-sensitive transcriptional repressor translates to MPHSAEDKQRAITRLRRIRGQAEALERAVEAGSDCAPILQQLAAMRGAVHGLMTDLLDSHVRETLMAQPSAAPQALDETLTLLRSYLK, encoded by the coding sequence ATGCCCCATTCCGCCGAAGACAAGCAACGCGCCATCACCCGCCTGCGCCGCATCCGTGGCCAGGCGGAAGCGCTAGAGCGCGCCGTCGAGGCGGGCAGCGACTGCGCCCCCATCCTGCAGCAACTGGCGGCCATGCGCGGGGCCGTGCACGGGTTGATGACCGACCTGCTGGACAGCCATGTGCGCGAAACGCTGATGGCCCAGCCCTCCGCCGCACCGCAGGCGCTGGACGAGACACTCACGCTGCTTCGCTCGTACCTGAAGTAG
- a CDS encoding S-(hydroxymethyl)glutathione dehydrogenase/class III alcohol dehydrogenase translates to MKSRAAVAFKAGEPLQIVEIDVAPPKKGEVLIKITDTGVCHTDAFTLSGDDPEGLFPVVLGHEGAGIVVEVGEGVTSVKPGDHVIPLYTAECGECLFCKSGKTNLCVSVRATQGKGVMPDGTTRFSYNGQPIYHYMGCSTFSEYTVVAEVSLAKVNPNANPEQVCLLGCGVTTGLGAVKNTAKVQEGDTVAVFGLGGIGLAVIQGAKLAKAGRIIAIDTNPSKFDLARTFGATDCVNPKDFDKPIQQVIVEMTTWGVDHSFECIGNVNVMRAALECAHRGWGQSVIIGVAGAGQEISTRPFQLVTGRKWLGTAFGGVKGRSELPGMVEDAMAGKIQLAPFVTHTMGLKDINEAFDLMHEGKSIRSVVKYAA, encoded by the coding sequence ATGAAATCCCGCGCCGCCGTTGCCTTCAAAGCCGGAGAACCCCTGCAGATCGTCGAGATCGACGTGGCCCCGCCCAAAAAGGGCGAAGTGCTCATCAAGATCACCGACACCGGCGTGTGCCACACCGACGCCTTCACCCTGAGCGGTGACGACCCTGAGGGCCTGTTCCCCGTGGTGCTGGGTCACGAAGGCGCGGGCATCGTGGTCGAAGTGGGCGAAGGGGTGACCAGCGTGAAGCCGGGTGACCATGTGATCCCGCTCTACACCGCAGAATGCGGCGAATGCCTGTTCTGCAAGAGCGGCAAGACCAACCTGTGCGTGAGCGTGCGCGCCACGCAGGGCAAGGGCGTGATGCCCGACGGCACCACGCGCTTCAGCTACAACGGCCAGCCCATCTACCACTACATGGGCTGCAGCACCTTCAGCGAATACACCGTGGTGGCCGAGGTCTCGCTGGCCAAGGTCAACCCCAACGCCAACCCCGAGCAGGTCTGCCTGCTGGGCTGCGGCGTGACCACCGGCCTTGGCGCGGTGAAGAACACCGCCAAAGTGCAAGAGGGCGATACGGTGGCCGTGTTCGGCCTGGGCGGCATTGGTCTGGCCGTGATCCAGGGCGCCAAGCTGGCCAAGGCCGGGCGCATCATCGCCATCGACACCAACCCCAGCAAGTTCGACCTGGCCCGCACCTTTGGCGCCACCGACTGCGTGAATCCCAAGGACTTCGACAAGCCGATCCAGCAGGTCATCGTGGAGATGACGACCTGGGGCGTGGACCACAGCTTTGAATGCATCGGCAACGTCAACGTGATGCGCGCTGCGCTCGAATGCGCGCATCGCGGCTGGGGCCAGTCGGTCATCATCGGCGTGGCAGGCGCAGGCCAGGAGATCAGCACCCGCCCCTTCCAGCTCGTCACCGGCCGCAAATGGCTGGGCACAGCGTTTGGCGGCGTCAAGGGCCGCAGCGAGTTGCCCGGCATGGTCGAAGACGCGATGGCGGGCAAGATCCAGCTCGCGCCCTTCGTCACCCACACCATGGGCCTGAAGGACATCAACGAAGCCTTTGACCTGATGCACGAAGGCAAGTCCATCCGCTCGGTCGTCAAGTACGCCGCATAA
- the fghA gene encoding S-formylglutathione hydrolase, whose amino-acid sequence MTTPLDLLSSHACFGGEQRFYQHASTTIGLPMKFSVYLPPQAQQGPVPAVLYLAGLTCTEETFAIKAGAQRLAAELGLALIAPDTSPRGEAVSALPGATASWDFGVGAGFYLDATQSPWNTHWRMESYLLQELLPLVGQHLPIDGQRLGIFGHSMGGHGALTLALRHPGRFKTVSAFAPICAPTQCPWGEKAFTGYLGSDRTTWQEHDATVLMQHQPIAPYPAGILIDQGLDDKFLADQLHPHLFEAACQAIGQPLTLRRHAGYDHGYYFVQSFVGDHLAHHARGLGAGH is encoded by the coding sequence ATGACCACTCCCCTGGACCTGCTCAGCAGCCACGCCTGCTTTGGCGGCGAGCAGCGCTTTTACCAGCACGCCTCCACCACCATCGGCTTGCCGATGAAGTTCTCGGTGTACCTGCCGCCCCAGGCACAACAGGGCCCTGTGCCCGCCGTGTTGTACCTGGCGGGGCTGACCTGCACCGAAGAGACCTTTGCGATCAAGGCTGGCGCCCAGCGCCTGGCCGCCGAACTGGGCCTGGCCCTGATCGCACCCGACACCAGCCCGCGCGGCGAAGCCGTGTCGGCCCTGCCCGGCGCCACGGCCAGCTGGGACTTTGGCGTGGGTGCGGGCTTTTACCTCGACGCCACACAGAGCCCCTGGAACACCCACTGGCGCATGGAGAGCTACCTGCTGCAAGAGCTGCTGCCCCTGGTGGGCCAGCACCTGCCCATCGACGGGCAGCGCCTGGGCATCTTCGGCCACAGCATGGGCGGCCATGGCGCGCTCACGCTGGCCCTGCGCCACCCCGGCCGGTTCAAGACGGTGTCGGCCTTTGCGCCCATCTGCGCGCCCACCCAGTGCCCCTGGGGCGAAAAGGCCTTCACCGGCTACCTTGGCTCCGACCGCACCACCTGGCAGGAGCACGACGCCACGGTGCTGATGCAGCACCAGCCCATCGCGCCCTACCCGGCCGGCATCCTCATCGATCAAGGGCTGGACGACAAATTCCTGGCCGACCAACTGCATCCTCACCTGTTCGAGGCCGCGTGCCAGGCCATCGGCCAGCCGCTGACGCTGCGCCGCCACGCAGGCTACGACCACGGCTACTACTTTGTGCAGAGCTTTGTGGGCGACCATTTGGCCCACCATGCGCGGGGTCTTGGCGCCGGGCATTAA